One genomic window of Candidatus Binatia bacterium includes the following:
- a CDS encoding LptF/LptG family permease, translating to MALFQKYVFRQLLFPTIASITLSAALLLVGRLVKIMSLLINRGLGLAEVTYLLLLLAPSFLEYSVPMGAMLGTFLALGRMTSDGELLGAQASGLNPRLLLRPLLLLGAFAALCTSVISLGLRPLTRQATTEYFTTLSLSRATAAIEEQVFFNQIPGLVLYAEQIRDRGKTLLGVFVVDQRTPGRWTAITAKNGYIVSADGSAQPGTILRLEDGTVFNWKGRTEAYEFSTFETFDWNLSEAMNQATSSSTLANIDLKSTQSLDLLDSIRKQPWDKTTPTRALELSSRFALPASCFVLVLLALTCSLRWQLSPTAGIAISTLCFLTYYTLSGVAESVAEQGISWPLAASIAWLPNLALSAGYVFLGPASGNIRTCIAAALARGRQGLTRKELASLNRHTYRS from the coding sequence GTGGCGCTCTTTCAAAAATATGTCTTCCGGCAGCTTCTCTTTCCGACCATAGCAAGCATTACGCTCTCGGCCGCTCTCTTACTGGTTGGCCGGTTGGTAAAGATAATGAGCTTATTAATCAACCGCGGCTTAGGCTTAGCCGAAGTTACCTATCTTCTCCTATTACTCGCTCCCTCGTTTCTTGAATACTCTGTTCCAATGGGCGCCATGCTCGGCACGTTTCTAGCGCTAGGTCGCATGACCTCAGACGGCGAGCTCCTCGGCGCGCAAGCGAGTGGGCTGAATCCGAGGCTGCTTTTACGACCTCTGTTGCTCCTCGGCGCATTCGCAGCTTTGTGTACATCCGTAATTTCGTTAGGGCTCCGCCCCCTGACACGCCAAGCAACCACAGAATACTTCACGACCCTATCACTCAGTCGAGCGACGGCTGCAATCGAGGAGCAAGTATTTTTTAACCAGATTCCCGGTCTCGTTCTCTATGCAGAACAGATTCGTGACCGAGGAAAAACGCTCCTTGGGGTGTTCGTTGTTGACCAACGGACGCCAGGGAGGTGGACAGCGATTACCGCAAAAAATGGCTACATCGTCTCGGCTGACGGTTCCGCCCAACCCGGTACCATACTACGCTTGGAAGATGGCACCGTGTTTAATTGGAAGGGTCGTACTGAGGCCTACGAATTCAGCACATTTGAGACGTTTGATTGGAATCTCTCTGAGGCCATGAACCAAGCAACCTCTAGCTCAACCCTCGCCAACATCGACCTAAAATCGACACAATCTCTGGATTTACTGGACAGCATTCGTAAACAGCCGTGGGATAAAACCACTCCGACACGGGCCCTAGAGCTCAGCAGCCGTTTTGCACTCCCGGCAAGCTGCTTTGTACTTGTCCTTCTGGCACTCACTTGTTCGCTGCGGTGGCAACTCTCGCCAACGGCTGGAATCGCCATATCCACCCTTTGCTTCTTGACCTACTACACCTTGAGTGGCGTGGCAGAGTCGGTTGCTGAGCAGGGGATCTCGTGGCCACTGGCAGCGAGTATCGCTTGGCTACCGAACTTGGCACTCAGTGCCGGATACGTCTTTCTCGGGCCTGCCAGCGGAAACATCCGTACATGCATTGCAGCCGCTCTGGCTAGGGGACGACAGGGCCTCACACGCAAAGAGCTGGCATCGCTCAACAGGCACACCTATCGAAGCTAA
- a CDS encoding RNA methyltransferase produces MYPKVEHLVQRAEAKGVRVRAIARATGGMGGDLLQSGARAKLKPFPYRDLEELLDEDGAGLIVVLDHVFDPRNLGAAVRAALAAGSRGVVIPKDRAAQVTPAVEVAAAGACAHLPIARVVNVRRALDSIRAMDFWVVALDQRAEANLFRSSLPSRLALVVGGEEGLSRLVHESVDQTVRIPTDPRVESLNLAVAMSIACFWWSKDYQPWS; encoded by the coding sequence GTGTACCCGAAGGTGGAGCACTTGGTTCAACGCGCGGAGGCCAAAGGGGTGCGTGTTCGCGCGATTGCTAGGGCTACTGGCGGAATGGGCGGAGATCTCCTCCAATCAGGAGCCCGTGCGAAGCTCAAGCCGTTTCCCTACCGGGACTTAGAGGAGCTGCTGGATGAGGACGGTGCGGGGCTCATCGTCGTTCTCGACCACGTTTTTGATCCCCGGAATTTGGGGGCAGCTGTGCGAGCAGCACTTGCTGCGGGATCTCGTGGGGTCGTGATTCCAAAGGATCGCGCAGCACAGGTAACTCCTGCTGTCGAAGTAGCAGCCGCGGGTGCGTGTGCTCATCTGCCGATTGCGCGGGTGGTTAACGTCAGGCGGGCACTGGACAGCATTCGTGCCATGGACTTTTGGGTTGTGGCGTTAGATCAGCGTGCAGAAGCGAACTTGTTCCGATCCTCCTTGCCCTCACGGCTCGCTCTAGTCGTGGGAGGTGAGGAGGGGCTGTCCCGGCTGGTCCACGAAAGCGTGGATCAAACGGTGCGCATTCCCACGGACCCACGGGTAGAGTCGCTCAATCTTGCGGTGGCCATGAGCATCGCGTGCTTTTGGTGGTCTAAGGACTACCAGCCGTGGTCTTGA
- a CDS encoding GTP-binding protein, giving the protein MAKQKFERKKPHVNVGTIGHIDHGKTTLTAAITRVLAAQGLAQ; this is encoded by the coding sequence ATGGCGAAGCAGAAGTTTGAGCGGAAGAAGCCGCATGTGAATGTGGGGACGATTGGGCACATAGATCATGGGAAGACGACGTTGACGGCGGCGATTACGCGGGTATTGGCGGCGCAGGGGTTAGCGCAG